From a single Pseudomonas serboccidentalis genomic region:
- a CDS encoding YqcC family protein produces the protein MDTRFPKIADQLLLIERELRTQGWWDEVQPSVEALSSVEPFSVDTLDFEQWLQWIFLPRMKMILEQDLPLPNASGIQEMAEMVFAQRNLQGKDRQLQVLLKEFDLLITASR, from the coding sequence ATGGATACTCGCTTCCCGAAAATCGCCGACCAGTTACTGCTGATCGAGCGCGAACTGCGCACGCAGGGATGGTGGGATGAGGTTCAGCCGTCGGTCGAAGCCCTGAGCAGTGTCGAACCGTTTTCGGTCGACACGCTGGATTTCGAGCAATGGCTGCAATGGATCTTCCTGCCGCGAATGAAGATGATCCTCGAACAGGACCTGCCGCTGCCCAATGCCTCGGGCATTCAGGAAATGGCCGAAATGGTCTTTGCCCAGCGCAATCTGCAGGGCAAGGATCGACAGCTGCAGGTGCTGCTCAAAGAGTTCGACCTGCTGATCACCGCCTCCCGCTAA
- the mrcB gene encoding penicillin-binding protein 1B: MTRTRSPRTKKKPPAKGLSPWLGWAIKLSLVGLVVLAGFAVYLDAVVQEKFSGKRWTIPAKVYARPLELFVGQKLSKDDFLTELDALGYRREAVSNGPGAAAVSGNTVDLNTRGFQFYEGLEKAQPVRVRFSGDYVAELSGLNGSKLSVVRLEPLMIGGIYPKNLEDRILIKLDQVPPYLLETLVAVEDRDYYSHWGVSPKSIARAIWVNTSGGKMTQGGSTLTQQLVKNFYLTNERSLSRKLTEAMMAMLLELHYDKKEILEAYLNEVFVGQDGQRAVHGFGLASQFFFGQPLSELKLHQVALLVGMVKGPSYYNPRRNPERALERRNLVLDVLEQQGVATAEQVEAAKKMPLGVTTRGKLADSSFPGFIDLVKRQLREDYRDEDLTEEGLRIFTSFDPILQMKAEASVNDTFKRLAGRKGSDDVEAAMVVTNPETGEVQAMIGSRQASYAGFNRALDAVRPIGSLVKPAVYLTALEKPSHYTLTSWLSDDPLSIKGADGQVWKPQNYDRRSHGTVFLYQGLAHSYNLSTSRLGLEVGVPNVLKTLARLGVTREFPAFPSMLLGAGGMTPIEVATMYQTLANGGFNTPMRGIRSVLTAEGEPLKRYPFQIEQRFDPASIYLIQNAMQRVMREGTGSSVYNVLPKTLTLAGKTGTSNDSRDSWFAGFSQDLLAVVWLGRDDNGKTPFTGATGALQVWTSFMRKADPLPLDMPQPDNIVQAWVDSRTGQGSDANCPGAVQMPYIRGSEPPPGAACASETPASPESVMDWVKGWMN; the protein is encoded by the coding sequence ATGACTCGAACTCGATCCCCCCGTACCAAGAAAAAACCACCTGCCAAGGGCTTGAGCCCATGGTTGGGCTGGGCCATTAAACTCAGTCTGGTCGGCCTTGTGGTGCTGGCCGGCTTCGCCGTTTACCTCGATGCCGTGGTGCAGGAGAAGTTCTCCGGCAAGCGCTGGACTATTCCGGCCAAGGTATACGCGCGTCCGCTTGAGCTGTTCGTCGGACAAAAGCTCAGCAAGGACGATTTCCTGACCGAACTCGATGCCCTCGGCTATCGCCGCGAAGCCGTGAGCAATGGCCCCGGCGCTGCGGCGGTCAGCGGCAATACCGTCGACCTGAACACCCGTGGTTTCCAGTTCTATGAAGGCCTGGAAAAAGCCCAGCCGGTGCGCGTGCGCTTCTCGGGTGACTATGTGGCCGAGCTCTCGGGGCTCAATGGTTCGAAATTGTCCGTGGTGCGGCTGGAGCCGCTGATGATCGGCGGCATTTACCCGAAAAACCTTGAAGACCGCATTCTGATCAAGCTCGATCAGGTGCCGCCGTACCTGCTGGAAACCCTGGTCGCGGTTGAAGATCGCGACTATTACAGCCACTGGGGCGTGTCGCCGAAATCGATTGCCCGGGCCATCTGGGTCAACACCTCTGGCGGCAAGATGACCCAGGGCGGCAGTACGCTGACCCAGCAACTGGTCAAGAACTTCTACCTCACCAACGAACGCAGCCTGAGCCGCAAGCTCACCGAAGCGATGATGGCGATGCTGCTGGAGCTGCATTACGACAAGAAGGAAATTCTTGAGGCGTACCTCAACGAAGTCTTTGTCGGGCAAGACGGTCAGCGCGCAGTGCACGGCTTCGGTCTGGCCAGTCAGTTCTTCTTCGGCCAGCCATTGTCCGAGCTGAAGCTGCATCAGGTCGCGCTGCTGGTCGGCATGGTCAAGGGCCCGTCCTACTACAACCCGCGTCGCAACCCGGAGCGTGCGCTGGAGCGCCGTAACCTGGTGCTCGACGTGCTTGAACAGCAAGGCGTGGCGACTGCCGAACAGGTCGAAGCGGCGAAGAAAATGCCGCTGGGTGTGACGACGCGCGGCAAGCTCGCCGACAGCTCGTTCCCGGGCTTCATCGATCTGGTCAAACGCCAATTGCGCGAAGACTATCGCGACGAAGACTTGACCGAAGAAGGCCTGCGGATCTTCACCAGTTTCGACCCGATTCTGCAAATGAAGGCCGAAGCGTCGGTCAACGACACCTTCAAGCGGCTGGCCGGACGCAAGGGCTCCGATGACGTGGAAGCGGCGATGGTCGTGACCAACCCGGAAACCGGCGAAGTCCAGGCGATGATCGGTAGCCGTCAGGCCAGTTACGCCGGTTTCAACCGGGCGCTGGACGCCGTGCGGCCGATCGGCTCCCTGGTCAAGCCCGCGGTGTATCTGACCGCGCTGGAGAAACCGAGCCACTACACGCTGACCAGTTGGCTGTCGGATGATCCGTTGTCGATCAAAGGCGCTGATGGCCAGGTGTGGAAGCCGCAGAACTATGATCGACGCTCCCACGGCACGGTGTTCCTCTATCAAGGGCTGGCGCACTCCTACAACTTGTCGACCTCGCGTCTGGGCCTGGAAGTCGGTGTGCCGAATGTGCTCAAGACCCTTGCGCGTCTGGGTGTGACCCGTGAATTCCCGGCGTTCCCGTCGATGTTGCTGGGTGCTGGCGGCATGACCCCGATCGAAGTGGCGACCATGTACCAGACCCTCGCCAACGGCGGTTTCAATACGCCGATGCGCGGGATTCGCAGCGTACTGACTGCCGAGGGCGAGCCGCTCAAGCGTTATCCGTTCCAGATCGAGCAGCGTTTCGATCCGGCGTCCATCTACCTGATCCAGAACGCCATGCAGCGGGTGATGCGTGAAGGTACCGGCAGCTCGGTCTATAACGTGCTGCCCAAAACCCTGACGCTGGCCGGCAAGACGGGCACCAGTAACGATTCGCGCGACAGCTGGTTCGCCGGTTTCAGTCAGGATCTGCTGGCGGTGGTCTGGCTCGGACGTGACGACAACGGCAAGACCCCGTTTACCGGGGCGACCGGTGCGCTGCAGGTCTGGACCAGTTTCATGCGCAAGGCCGACCCGCTGCCGCTGGACATGCCGCAGCCGGACAACATCGTTCAGGCGTGGGTCGATTCGCGTACCGGACAAGGCTCTGACGCCAACTGTCCGGGGGCAGTGCAGATGCCGTATATTCGCGGCAGCGAACCGCCACCCGGCGCCGCGTGTGCAAGCGAGACGCCTGCTTCGCCGGAGTCGGTGATGGATTGGGTCAAGGGCTGGATGAATTAA
- a CDS encoding AAA family ATPase, translating to MSQSLIAALQNPALYPHPVEGFQVIETHISWVILTGPFAYKVKKPVNFGFLDFTSLESREHFCAEELRLNQRLTDDLYLDVLPVTGSVEAPQLGGDGPVIEYVLKMRQFPQTGLLSTLQANGELTTRHIDEMAEQIAHFHLSAPKVPAEHDAGTPDSVMAPVSQNFEQILPFLSDKNDLLQLEALKAWAESSFERLKPLFAQRKAEGFTRECHGDIHLGNATVIDGKVVIFDCIEFNEPFRFTDVWADTGFLAMDLEDRGLKSLARRFISQYLELTGDYQGLEVLNFYKAYRALVRAKVALFSMPADATPVQRATTLRQYRNYANLAESYSTIPSRFMAITHGVSAVGKSHVAMRLVEALGAIRLRSDVERKRLFGEQTVANDVQAGIYSADASAATYARLHEIAEVILHAGFPVVIDATYLKREQRDSAAKIAEATGTPFLILDCNAPQAVIESWLAIRQADKKDPSDATLAVIEAQQASREALTPEEILRSKRVQTNESGTLDTVVAQIRQRLPGL from the coding sequence GTGAGCCAGTCCCTGATCGCTGCCCTGCAAAACCCGGCCCTCTACCCGCACCCCGTCGAAGGGTTCCAGGTCATCGAAACCCACATCTCGTGGGTGATCCTCACTGGCCCCTTTGCCTATAAAGTGAAGAAACCGGTGAATTTCGGCTTCCTCGACTTCACCAGCCTCGAATCGCGCGAGCACTTCTGCGCTGAAGAACTGCGCCTGAACCAGCGCCTGACCGATGATTTGTATCTGGACGTGTTGCCGGTCACCGGCAGCGTCGAAGCGCCACAACTGGGCGGCGACGGCCCGGTGATCGAATACGTGCTGAAGATGCGTCAGTTCCCGCAGACCGGCCTGCTCAGCACCTTGCAAGCCAATGGCGAACTGACCACTCGGCACATCGATGAAATGGCCGAGCAAATTGCTCACTTCCACCTCAGCGCGCCGAAAGTCCCGGCCGAACACGACGCCGGCACGCCGGACAGCGTGATGGCCCCGGTCTCGCAAAACTTCGAACAGATCCTGCCGTTCCTCAGCGACAAAAACGATCTGCTGCAACTCGAAGCGCTGAAAGCCTGGGCCGAAAGCAGCTTCGAACGCCTCAAGCCACTGTTCGCCCAGCGCAAGGCCGAGGGTTTCACCCGCGAATGCCACGGTGACATCCACTTGGGCAACGCCACCGTCATCGACGGCAAAGTGGTGATCTTCGACTGCATCGAGTTCAACGAACCGTTCCGCTTCACCGACGTCTGGGCCGACACCGGTTTCCTGGCGATGGACCTGGAAGACCGTGGCCTGAAATCCCTGGCCCGTCGCTTCATCAGCCAGTACCTGGAGCTGACCGGCGACTATCAGGGCCTGGAAGTGCTGAACTTCTACAAAGCCTACCGCGCGCTGGTTCGTGCCAAGGTTGCTCTGTTCAGCATGCCGGCGGACGCCACGCCGGTGCAGCGCGCCACCACCCTGCGCCAGTACCGCAACTACGCCAACCTGGCGGAAAGCTACAGCACCATTCCTTCGCGCTTCATGGCCATTACCCACGGCGTATCGGCAGTCGGCAAGAGCCACGTGGCGATGCGTCTGGTCGAAGCACTGGGCGCGATTCGCCTGCGTTCCGACGTCGAACGCAAGCGCCTGTTCGGCGAGCAAACCGTGGCCAACGACGTGCAGGCCGGTATTTACAGTGCCGATGCCAGCGCTGCCACCTACGCCCGCCTGCATGAAATCGCTGAAGTGATCCTGCATGCCGGTTTCCCGGTGGTGATCGACGCGACTTACCTCAAGCGCGAACAACGCGACAGCGCAGCAAAAATCGCCGAAGCCACCGGCACGCCGTTCCTGATCCTCGACTGCAACGCGCCGCAAGCGGTGATCGAGAGCTGGCTGGCGATTCGTCAGGCGGACAAGAAAGATCCGTCCGACGCCACGCTGGCCGTGATCGAGGCGCAACAGGCCAGTCGCGAAGCACTGACGCCGGAAGAGATCCTGCGCAGCAAGCGCGTGCAAACCAATGAAAGCGGGACCCTGGACACCGTCGTGGCGCAAATCCGCCAGCGCCTGCCGGGCCTGTAA
- a CDS encoding pentapeptide repeat-containing protein: protein MSQPKLLDTPLYALLHKDDIAGFNKERPKDGPIDMVGGDFRGLDLRELNADGVDFRDAYFRSADLRGIDFRNSSLEGASLAHAQISGAYFPPELSADEILMSMNFGTRLRYRTR from the coding sequence ATGAGCCAGCCGAAACTTCTCGACACCCCGCTTTATGCCTTGCTGCACAAAGACGACATCGCAGGCTTCAACAAGGAACGCCCGAAGGACGGACCGATCGACATGGTCGGTGGCGATTTCCGTGGCCTTGATCTGCGTGAACTGAACGCCGATGGCGTGGATTTCAGGGACGCGTACTTCCGTTCCGCCGATTTGCGCGGTATCGATTTCCGTAATTCATCGCTCGAAGGCGCGAGCCTGGCCCACGCACAGATTTCCGGGGCGTACTTTCCGCCGGAACTGAGTGCCGACGAAATCCTGATGTCGATGAATTTTGGTACGCGCTTGCGTTATCGCACCCGCTGA
- a CDS encoding TfoX/Sxy family protein — translation MNDELQHLKNLGKTSAQWLHAVGIHSASDLRRLGAVDAYRAVRTRGFRASKVLLYAIEGALMDVHWNDIPAERKDALNKQLDAISSRHKN, via the coding sequence ATGAATGATGAACTGCAACACCTGAAGAATCTTGGCAAGACGTCGGCGCAATGGCTGCATGCCGTGGGCATCCACAGCGCCTCGGACTTGCGTCGCCTGGGGGCGGTGGATGCCTATCGGGCCGTGCGTACCCGCGGGTTTCGCGCATCAAAGGTGTTGCTGTATGCGATCGAAGGGGCGTTGATGGATGTGCACTGGAACGACATCCCTGCCGAACGCAAAGACGCTTTGAACAAGCAGCTCGATGCCATCTCTTCGCGTCACAAGAACTGA
- a CDS encoding Crp/Fnr family transcriptional regulator has protein sequence MYLLGEQSVPVDALINRLQSLPARWLEGLAPCGPTLEPETSDDLQRQLPGDQLFMLTEGVINGCIGGRAIVYWQEGDLIGLQQGQAWSDCRLCSDGPLRLLPYRRTELIQHVFAEPERAEQLLEYLLGQMAMLAHAVAELKPREFRSTNGFKRVESGEVLIQQGDVADHVFVLIEGHAEAFVDGHKVGEVPKDEIFGAMAVFTGEPRNATVIAREPSTVMLIPGDQFLNMTRNNPKIAHSLIESMARRIGQLNQQITRMSAPEGQR, from the coding sequence ATGTACCTGCTTGGGGAACAATCGGTACCAGTCGATGCACTGATCAATCGTTTGCAGAGCTTGCCTGCACGCTGGCTCGAAGGGCTTGCGCCGTGCGGGCCGACGCTGGAGCCGGAAACCTCTGACGATCTGCAGCGACAATTACCCGGCGATCAACTGTTTATGCTGACAGAAGGCGTGATCAACGGCTGCATTGGCGGGCGCGCGATCGTTTATTGGCAGGAAGGCGACTTGATCGGTCTACAACAGGGCCAGGCCTGGTCTGACTGCCGCCTGTGCAGTGACGGACCATTGCGGTTGCTGCCGTATCGACGCACTGAACTGATTCAACACGTGTTTGCCGAGCCTGAGCGGGCCGAGCAATTGCTGGAGTACCTACTGGGGCAGATGGCGATGCTGGCCCATGCGGTGGCCGAACTGAAACCCCGGGAGTTTCGCAGCACCAATGGCTTCAAGCGGGTCGAGAGCGGTGAAGTGTTGATCCAGCAGGGCGATGTTGCCGATCACGTCTTTGTGCTCATCGAGGGGCATGCCGAAGCGTTTGTTGACGGGCACAAGGTTGGTGAAGTGCCAAAGGACGAGATTTTCGGCGCCATGGCAGTGTTCACCGGTGAACCGCGCAATGCCACGGTCATCGCTCGCGAGCCGAGCACCGTGATGCTGATCCCCGGCGATCAGTTTCTGAACATGACCCGCAACAATCCGAAAATCGCTCACAGCCTGATTGAGAGCATGGCCCGGCGCATCGGCCAGCTCAACCAGCAGATTACCCGGATGAGCGCACCCGAAGGTCAGCGTTAA